One segment of Gemmatimonadota bacterium DNA contains the following:
- the pseC gene encoding UDP-4-amino-4,6-dideoxy-N-acetyl-beta-L-altrosamine transaminase has translation MTERFIPYGRQEIDDDDVAAVMEVLRGDWLTTGPTVARFETAFAEYVGAENAIAVSSGTAALHLCMLAAGVGVGDEVIVPALTFAASANCVRYVGGTVVFADVRQDTLTIDTALVASLVTPRTKAIVAVDYAGLPSDLDALRAICDRHGLFLVEDACHAPGAEYRGRKVGGIADLTTFSFHPVKHFTTAEGGMVTANDPKLAAKIRILRNHGITTDHRQREELGTWEYDQTMLGFNYRLSDLQSALGLSQLKHASRWLGHRRAIASRYSAGLAGLPLSLPVVPPDRTHAYHLYPVRLITDGPSEARAALYDDLRRHKIGVNVHYRPVYWHSSYESLGYARGLCPVTESAYASLLSLPMWHGLTSPDCDRVIDCVRIALGHSGLVA, from the coding sequence GTGACCGAGCGGTTTATCCCGTACGGTAGACAAGAGATTGACGATGACGACGTCGCCGCTGTCATGGAGGTATTGCGCGGTGACTGGCTGACGACCGGTCCGACTGTCGCAAGGTTCGAAACGGCATTTGCTGAATATGTTGGCGCGGAAAACGCCATTGCAGTGTCAAGTGGAACTGCGGCATTGCACCTCTGTATGTTGGCCGCGGGGGTCGGCGTCGGCGACGAAGTTATCGTGCCCGCGTTGACGTTCGCGGCAAGCGCGAACTGCGTGCGCTACGTGGGTGGGACCGTGGTTTTCGCCGATGTGCGGCAGGATACGCTTACCATAGACACAGCACTTGTGGCTTCCCTGGTGACGCCTCGCACCAAAGCGATTGTCGCAGTCGACTACGCGGGGTTGCCATCCGATCTCGATGCCTTGCGCGCCATTTGTGATCGGCATGGACTTTTCCTAGTTGAGGACGCGTGCCATGCGCCGGGAGCTGAGTACCGGGGAAGGAAGGTTGGCGGCATCGCCGACTTGACAACGTTCAGTTTTCACCCGGTAAAACACTTCACCACGGCGGAAGGTGGCATGGTGACCGCCAACGATCCGAAACTGGCCGCCAAAATTCGCATACTTCGGAATCACGGCATCACGACGGATCACAGGCAACGTGAAGAGTTGGGTACTTGGGAATACGACCAGACCATGCTCGGCTTCAATTATCGACTGAGCGATCTTCAGAGCGCCCTTGGCCTGTCGCAATTGAAGCATGCATCGCGATGGCTTGGGCACCGTCGGGCGATAGCGTCGCGATATTCCGCGGGCCTGGCAGGGTTGCCCCTCTCACTTCCAGTTGTGCCTCCGGATCGCACGCACGCATATCACCTGTATCCTGTGCGACTCATCACGGATGGTCCGTCTGAAGCGCGTGCGGCTCTTTATGATGATTTGCGCCGACATAAAATAGGCGTCAACGTACATTATCGACCTGTCTACTGGCACTCTAGCTACGAATCGCTTGGTTATGCGCGAGGGCTCTGCCCAGTGACCGAGTCGGCGTACGCGTCATTGCTGTCCTTGCCGATGTGGCACGGGCTTACATCGCCCGACTGCGATCGCGTCATCGACTGCGTTCGTATAGCGTTGGGGCATTCGGGGTTGGTCGCGTGA
- the pseB gene encoding UDP-N-acetylglucosamine 4,6-dehydratase (inverting), with the protein MTEPFSLDGAHVLVTGGTGSFGQRFCKTVLERFRPARLIVFSRDELKQFDMQNAEPFAQHADIMRYFIGDVRDEARLRKAMERVDVVIHAAALKQVPAAEYNPFECIKTNILGAQNVVEAALGSPSVRRVIALSTDKAAAPINLYGASKLASDKLFIAANNHRGDRDIRFSVVRYGNVLGSRGSVVPFFLKRRSSGVLPITDSAMTRFNITLQEGVDLVLGALGRLWGGELFVPKIPSYRITDVARAIAPSATHHVVGIRPGEKLHEEMVTSTDSLATIEFAGHFVILPSTPLWDVEQFVAESATQAGWRCAPGFSYNSANNERFLSVAELRELISRECQVELPQ; encoded by the coding sequence GTGACTGAACCCTTCTCGCTCGATGGCGCGCACGTCCTTGTGACCGGTGGCACGGGCTCATTTGGCCAGCGGTTTTGCAAAACGGTGTTGGAACGGTTTCGGCCAGCCAGACTCATAGTGTTCAGTCGAGACGAGCTGAAGCAGTTCGACATGCAAAATGCTGAACCGTTTGCGCAGCACGCGGACATCATGCGCTATTTCATTGGCGACGTGCGAGACGAGGCGCGCCTTCGCAAGGCCATGGAGCGCGTGGATGTCGTGATTCACGCGGCGGCGCTCAAGCAGGTCCCCGCTGCCGAGTACAATCCTTTCGAGTGCATCAAGACGAATATTCTTGGTGCTCAGAATGTCGTGGAGGCCGCGCTCGGTAGCCCGAGTGTGCGGCGGGTGATCGCGCTCAGTACGGACAAGGCAGCCGCGCCGATTAACCTGTACGGCGCGAGCAAGCTTGCGTCGGACAAACTTTTCATTGCCGCCAACAACCATCGTGGTGATCGCGATATTCGTTTTAGTGTCGTGCGCTACGGTAACGTTCTCGGTAGCCGCGGCTCTGTCGTACCGTTCTTCTTGAAACGCCGTTCGTCTGGGGTGCTGCCGATTACCGACTCCGCGATGACGCGATTCAATATCACGCTGCAGGAAGGCGTGGATCTGGTTCTCGGAGCGCTGGGTCGATTGTGGGGTGGGGAGCTGTTCGTGCCAAAGATTCCGAGTTATCGAATCACGGACGTCGCACGAGCAATTGCGCCGAGTGCTACCCATCACGTAGTCGGCATTCGGCCAGGCGAAAAGCTGCACGAAGAGATGGTCACAAGCACGGATTCATTGGCCACGATCGAGTTTGCCGGCCACTTCGTGATACTCCCGTCGACGCCCCTGTGGGACGTTGAACAATTTGTTGCCGAGAGCGCTACGCAGGCCGGGTGGCGGTGCGCGCCAGGGTTCAGTTATAACAGCGCAAATAACGAGCGCTTCCTCTCGGTGGCTGAGTTGCGTGAACTTATTTCGCGCGAGTGTCAGGTGGAGTTGCCCCAGTGA
- a CDS encoding ABC transporter ATP-binding protein → MTERRRTPLARMIGLLAPTEQRALVLVVVSSFVTAVFETLGVASILPFMAVVMDPTAIQRYGPVADLLVWIGADSPARATMLIGVATIAVLGLGNAATAVNVWVQQRFLMGARTALSTELFGGYMRMPYAFHVERDSASLVKVMFDDIEVALGSFLTPLLHAISKGLVAVLLLGLVVTRDPVVAFATSVLLGGSYFIVYRYVRVRQSRHGQIVNAASLERQRIGLEGLAGVKELRVLGREDEPVRLFHLAFDRFGRAHAASTFMTQLPKSLIEVVAFGGVVAITLVLLAVGDVRTAIPTLALYSLAGYRLMPALQQLYSTAISLRFNEASVTSLERDLTRVRSRDNGEELDGEAARALPFERELSVSGVTFTYANAPRPALRNIELKISRKESIGLVGRTGAGKSTLADLLLGLYVPEIGSICVDGVALNAKNVRSWRRFVGYVPQSIFLANASVRDNIAFGIRADLIDAEAVFRAAQMAQAEEFIIQLANGYDTIVGERGVRLSGGQRQRLGIARALYRNPAVLVFDEATSALDGMTEEAVMDAVRGLSKERTVVLVAHRLRTVEACDRIVVLDAGRIVADGPYADLVHSSVEFQSLLRRPVSVDAHPLQAVSPEAMS, encoded by the coding sequence ATGACTGAGCGTCGCCGCACGCCGTTAGCTCGAATGATCGGGCTACTGGCACCGACTGAACAGCGGGCCCTCGTCCTCGTGGTGGTGTCAAGTTTTGTGACTGCCGTGTTCGAGACGTTAGGTGTCGCTTCCATTCTTCCGTTTATGGCCGTTGTGATGGATCCGACGGCAATCCAGCGCTATGGGCCCGTTGCTGATCTCCTCGTCTGGATAGGCGCGGACTCGCCGGCTCGTGCCACGATGCTCATCGGTGTCGCGACCATCGCTGTATTGGGATTGGGGAATGCGGCGACGGCGGTCAACGTCTGGGTGCAGCAACGCTTTCTCATGGGTGCGCGCACAGCGCTTTCGACGGAACTGTTCGGTGGTTATATGCGAATGCCCTATGCGTTTCATGTGGAACGTGATTCCGCGTCGCTCGTCAAGGTCATGTTTGACGATATCGAAGTGGCGCTGGGTAGTTTCCTGACGCCGTTGCTCCATGCCATTTCAAAGGGGCTGGTGGCGGTTCTGCTCCTTGGGCTCGTGGTCACGCGTGATCCAGTCGTGGCCTTTGCCACGTCTGTCTTGCTGGGTGGCAGCTATTTCATTGTGTATCGTTACGTGCGCGTCCGGCAAAGTCGGCACGGTCAGATCGTGAACGCGGCCTCGCTCGAGCGTCAGCGCATCGGCCTTGAGGGATTGGCGGGAGTCAAGGAACTGCGCGTGCTCGGTCGAGAGGATGAGCCAGTGCGACTGTTTCATCTCGCGTTCGATCGCTTCGGGAGGGCGCACGCGGCGAGCACGTTCATGACGCAGCTACCAAAATCTCTGATCGAAGTTGTCGCGTTCGGCGGCGTTGTCGCTATTACACTCGTGCTGCTCGCAGTCGGCGATGTGCGCACCGCTATTCCAACGTTGGCGCTGTACTCGCTGGCGGGCTACCGTCTGATGCCGGCGCTCCAGCAGCTCTACTCCACCGCGATCAGTCTTCGGTTCAACGAAGCCTCCGTGACGTCGCTTGAACGCGACCTTACTCGCGTGCGATCCCGCGACAATGGTGAGGAGCTTGACGGCGAGGCCGCGAGAGCGTTGCCGTTTGAGCGAGAACTTTCCGTTTCCGGCGTGACGTTCACGTACGCTAACGCGCCGCGCCCCGCCCTCCGCAATATCGAGTTAAAGATTTCCCGCAAGGAAAGCATCGGACTTGTCGGGCGAACGGGAGCGGGGAAAAGTACGCTCGCCGATCTCCTCCTCGGACTCTACGTGCCAGAGATTGGATCTATCTGCGTGGATGGCGTTGCGCTCAACGCGAAAAACGTGCGGTCGTGGCGCCGGTTCGTCGGGTATGTGCCGCAAAGCATCTTCTTGGCAAACGCCTCGGTGCGAGACAATATCGCGTTCGGTATCCGTGCCGATTTGATTGATGCCGAAGCGGTGTTCCGCGCCGCGCAGATGGCGCAGGCCGAGGAGTTTATTATCCAGCTCGCCAACGGATACGATACGATAGTTGGGGAGCGCGGGGTGCGTTTGTCCGGCGGCCAGCGCCAGCGTTTGGGCATCGCCCGCGCTCTGTATCGTAATCCGGCGGTGCTGGTGTTTGACGAAGCGACGAGCGCACTGGACGGCATGACGGAAGAAGCCGTGATGGACGCCGTTCGGGGGCTGTCGAAAGAGCGTACGGTGGTCCTCGTCGCGCACCGACTGCGCACGGTCGAAGCGTGCGACAGAATCGTGGTGCTTGATGCGGGCCGAATCGTAGCGGATGGCCCGTATGCTGATTTGGTGCACTCGTCGGTGGAGTTCCAATCTTTGCTTCGGCGGCCAGTATCTGTGGACGCTCACCCTCTCCAGGCCGTGTCTCCTGAGGCTATGTCGTGA
- a CDS encoding MarR family EPS-associated transcriptional regulator encodes MPSDSTQLELIRLLEAHPVHTQRQLSQLLGVSLGKANYCLRGLIGRGLVKAENYRTSQNKAAYLYILTPSGIAAKGEMARRFLVRKMHEYDALTAELEVLRREAGE; translated from the coding sequence ATTCCTTCCGATAGTACCCAGCTCGAGCTGATTCGACTCCTAGAAGCACATCCCGTGCATACGCAACGGCAGCTCTCGCAGCTGCTGGGCGTGAGCTTGGGGAAAGCAAATTACTGCCTTCGCGGGTTGATTGGCCGCGGCTTGGTCAAGGCCGAGAACTACCGCACAAGCCAGAATAAAGCAGCCTATCTGTACATCCTGACACCTAGCGGGATTGCCGCCAAGGGCGAGATGGCGCGGCGTTTTTTGGTTCGGAAGATGCACGAGTACGATGCGTTGACGGCAGAGCTGGAAGTGTTGCGTCGTGAGGCCGGAGAGTAG
- a CDS encoding alpha-1,2-fucosyltransferase: MKRKVIVRLRGGLGNQLFGYAAGRSLAIRNDAELVLDTISDFAVDHTYQRTFALGAFNIAGRPATSGERLEPLGYWRRRAARWVARRSMFEHRRYVVEDHRGWNPSFLELPADGTITLDGYWQSERYFQAIEGILRSELRPSTGHGFQRELLPSPHEGNRAPEPSNASTQPLIAVHFRWFGDHLPDSLENIPVSYYEQAVALCETKFSSPLYALFSDDIELAKARLPFLPKARTIVASTPASDPTGVRELLLMSACHHFVIANSTFSWWGAWLGCAQDKVVIAPHPRRLHSGSFWRAPELLPPKWILL; this comes from the coding sequence ATGAAACGCAAAGTCATTGTTCGGCTACGTGGCGGCCTTGGCAACCAACTTTTCGGCTACGCTGCGGGTAGGTCGCTCGCCATCCGAAATGATGCCGAGTTAGTGCTCGATACCATTTCCGACTTTGCCGTCGATCACACCTATCAACGCACATTCGCATTGGGCGCGTTCAATATTGCGGGCCGTCCAGCAACGTCCGGCGAGCGTTTGGAGCCCCTAGGCTATTGGCGACGCCGCGCCGCGCGCTGGGTCGCCAGGCGCAGCATGTTCGAACATCGGCGATACGTTGTGGAGGATCACAGAGGCTGGAACCCAAGCTTCCTCGAACTACCGGCGGACGGAACGATCACTCTCGACGGCTATTGGCAAAGCGAGAGGTATTTTCAGGCTATCGAAGGAATTCTGCGGTCGGAGCTGCGGCCGTCAACTGGACATGGGTTTCAACGTGAGTTGCTCCCTTCACCACACGAGGGCAACCGGGCTCCGGAGCCGTCGAACGCTTCGACGCAGCCACTGATCGCAGTTCACTTTCGCTGGTTCGGGGACCACCTACCGGACTCCCTCGAGAACATTCCGGTCTCGTACTACGAGCAGGCCGTCGCGCTATGTGAGACGAAGTTTTCGTCGCCACTCTACGCCCTGTTTTCTGACGACATTGAGCTGGCAAAGGCGCGTCTTCCTTTCCTGCCGAAGGCGCGGACCATCGTTGCATCTACTCCGGCGTCAGATCCAACCGGGGTAAGGGAACTCCTCCTTATGAGCGCCTGCCATCACTTCGTCATCGCAAACAGTACGTTCAGTTGGTGGGGGGCATGGCTGGGGTGCGCACAAGACAAGGTTGTCATCGCTCCGCACCCCCGCAGGCTTCATAGTGGGAGCTTCTGGCGGGCGCCTGAGCTTCTGCCACCAAAGTGGATATTGCTCTAG
- the wecB gene encoding UDP-N-acetylglucosamine 2-epimerase (non-hydrolyzing), translated as MPNRILTIVGARPQFVKAAMVSRALSAFGGVEEVLVHTGQHYDDNMSSVFFRELGIREPDLNLQIGSGSHGAQTGQMLVAIERAIVDADPRAVLVYGDTNSTLAGALAAAKLGVPLLHVEAGLRSFNRAMPEEVNRVVADTLASVLYAPTSRAVENLAAEGILAPRVLEVGDVMYDAALSFRERVSPSRYIAAPYVLATIHRAENTDDPSRLSAILDALRTIARSCAVILPLHPRTRARIEGNPALVEGIQILKPVGYLEMLRLERDAAVILTDSGGVQKEAFFQGVPCVTIRRETEWVELVEAGWNRLADPERSDAIVSAYEGALRDALPAKIPLYGDGAAAQRVAGHIAGISR; from the coding sequence TTGCCCAATCGTATACTCACTATTGTTGGCGCGCGTCCGCAGTTCGTCAAGGCAGCCATGGTATCCAGGGCGCTTTCGGCGTTCGGCGGCGTCGAAGAAGTGTTGGTACATACTGGCCAACACTACGACGACAACATGAGCAGTGTGTTTTTTCGGGAACTCGGAATTCGTGAACCCGACCTGAACCTGCAGATTGGGTCGGGCTCGCACGGAGCGCAGACGGGGCAAATGCTGGTAGCGATTGAGCGGGCGATCGTCGACGCTGACCCTCGGGCGGTTCTGGTGTACGGTGACACGAACTCCACTCTTGCCGGTGCGCTGGCGGCGGCGAAGCTCGGAGTGCCACTGCTGCACGTCGAAGCTGGATTGCGTTCCTTCAACCGGGCGATGCCGGAAGAGGTGAATCGGGTGGTCGCTGATACGTTGGCGAGCGTCTTGTACGCACCCACCTCTCGTGCTGTCGAGAACCTCGCGGCGGAGGGGATATTGGCGCCGAGGGTTCTTGAGGTTGGCGACGTGATGTACGATGCGGCGCTCTCGTTTAGGGAACGAGTCAGCCCATCGAGATACATCGCCGCTCCGTATGTGCTCGCCACGATCCACCGGGCTGAAAACACAGACGATCCCAGCCGGCTCTCAGCCATCTTGGATGCATTGCGAACGATCGCTCGTTCGTGTGCCGTCATCCTACCGCTCCATCCTCGCACCCGAGCTCGAATTGAAGGTAATCCGGCGCTGGTAGAGGGGATTCAGATTCTCAAGCCCGTCGGTTATCTGGAGATGTTACGATTAGAGCGCGATGCCGCTGTCATTCTGACTGACTCCGGCGGCGTGCAAAAAGAAGCGTTTTTCCAAGGAGTCCCCTGTGTGACGATACGGCGGGAGACGGAGTGGGTGGAACTTGTCGAAGCGGGTTGGAACCGGCTTGCCGATCCTGAGCGGTCAGATGCGATTGTCAGTGCTTACGAAGGGGCCCTACGCGATGCGTTGCCGGCCAAGATACCACTTTACGGCGATGGGGCTGCGGCGCAGAGGGTTGCTGGACATATCGCGGGAATCTCTCGGTAA
- a CDS encoding glycosyltransferase has translation MALNIWMLCIGEPLPLGPVRENRTSLLSRALLGRGHSVLWWTSAFDHFSKSWHFPEDTRVAVGDKWSLFALHGCGYQRNVSLRRFVDHRLIARKFAKLALEEPVPDLIIASLPAHDLAYEASRYATKHGVPLILDLRDQWPDLIIDALPSAVRWLGKIALYKDARMTAVSVQDATSVTSMLPSVLEWGQQRGKRAPTPLDRVFYLGAEEAQATDAPDAPKLREIADLPKRPIVAFIGTFGRYYHPEILARVARRMADTDALFVLGGDGEFMPQVTEACRGLQNVITPGWMTNRDIGWLLARSTVGVIPCNIDADALPNKFFTYISGGVPIVSSLDGEARRLLEHEGLGRYYRTGDEQGLEAALRSLLSSPEELVAMSQRARAFFDANLRSDIIYGDFARHAEQVATLRNSAAK, from the coding sequence ATGGCCCTGAACATCTGGATGCTGTGTATCGGAGAGCCCCTTCCCCTAGGGCCCGTCCGAGAAAACCGCACCTCGCTCCTCAGCCGAGCACTACTGGGGCGCGGTCACTCCGTGCTCTGGTGGACCAGCGCCTTTGACCACTTTTCCAAGTCCTGGCATTTCCCCGAAGACACGCGCGTAGCCGTTGGGGACAAATGGTCCCTTTTTGCACTCCATGGGTGCGGCTATCAGCGAAATGTGTCGCTTCGGCGATTCGTCGACCACCGCCTGATCGCACGAAAATTTGCCAAGCTGGCGCTTGAAGAACCGGTGCCAGACCTCATCATTGCTTCGCTTCCCGCCCACGACCTCGCGTACGAAGCGTCGCGTTACGCCACGAAACACGGCGTCCCCCTGATCTTGGATTTGCGCGATCAGTGGCCAGACCTTATCATCGACGCCCTGCCGTCGGCCGTGCGCTGGCTTGGGAAAATCGCACTATATAAGGACGCTCGGATGACCGCGGTCAGCGTCCAAGATGCCACCTCTGTAACGTCCATGTTGCCGTCCGTACTCGAGTGGGGACAGCAGCGCGGCAAGCGCGCTCCGACTCCGCTGGATCGCGTCTTCTACCTCGGAGCCGAGGAAGCACAGGCCACCGACGCACCCGATGCGCCGAAACTCCGCGAGATTGCCGACCTGCCGAAACGTCCGATCGTCGCCTTCATCGGAACCTTTGGCCGTTATTATCACCCAGAGATCCTCGCTCGGGTCGCAAGACGGATGGCGGATACCGACGCGCTATTCGTCCTCGGCGGAGACGGCGAGTTCATGCCGCAGGTCACGGAAGCCTGCCGCGGGCTTCAAAATGTGATTACGCCAGGATGGATGACAAACCGCGACATCGGCTGGCTACTGGCGCGCAGTACCGTCGGTGTGATTCCCTGCAACATCGACGCGGATGCCCTCCCGAACAAATTCTTCACGTACATCTCCGGCGGTGTGCCGATCGTCAGTAGTCTCGACGGAGAGGCGCGACGCCTGCTGGAGCACGAGGGACTCGGCCGGTACTACCGCACGGGAGATGAGCAAGGACTGGAGGCCGCACTTCGATCACTGCTCTCATCGCCCGAGGAGCTGGTCGCGATGAGCCAACGGGCGCGCGCCTTCTTTGACGCGAACCTGCGGAGTGACATCATCTACGGGGACTTTGCCCGCCACGCCGAGCAGGTGGCGACGCTCCGAAACTCGGCGGCGAAGTAA
- a CDS encoding phospholipid carrier-dependent glycosyltransferase yields MRQLLQTMSRRPEIVVLTVLALLTRLWSVTYPAVVVWDEHHYTYFMGAYLNGTYIVDVHPPLGRLMLAATAKLFGYNGTALWERTAAPLVRIVPAILGALIVPVVYALARALGGSRPVAALVAAALLLDHALLVQSRFALTDSALLLAVFTAVLCDLQSDTAESARARWFWLLGAALGAGIAVSIKWTGLSALGLIGVRRLVALVMRERTIWSVVRDGVGFAGVATLVYCGSFWLHFAILTDSGPGDGWMSEPFTKTLEGSVNHVHGARLSFWRSLQDIHHAMSDMNVAIGKQESVPASPWYTWPIAKHSIVMWAPDGLVAPRQRWILMFGNPVVWFGAVLGMAAAMIAVLRRKRELQGSRRALALLLAGYVIAFAPFALIHRPMYLYHYLTPLTFSLLIAGIGAGPLVGWCASEPGAWGFRSPRSRFGYWGTVGLMAVVFVYLAPMAYGRELSSAAVTHRLWIIERQP; encoded by the coding sequence ATGCGCCAGCTACTCCAAACGATGAGCCGGCGCCCGGAAATCGTCGTGCTGACTGTGCTGGCGCTACTGACTCGGCTCTGGTCCGTCACCTATCCGGCGGTCGTGGTGTGGGATGAACACCACTACACGTACTTCATGGGTGCATACCTGAATGGCACGTATATCGTGGACGTGCATCCGCCGCTCGGTCGATTGATGCTCGCTGCGACGGCCAAGCTCTTTGGGTACAATGGCACCGCGCTCTGGGAGCGTACGGCGGCGCCGCTCGTGCGTATCGTGCCCGCGATTCTGGGCGCTTTGATTGTGCCGGTGGTCTACGCACTGGCGCGCGCGCTGGGTGGAAGCCGCCCCGTGGCCGCGCTGGTTGCGGCCGCATTGCTGCTCGACCATGCACTGCTGGTGCAATCGCGCTTCGCTCTTACCGATAGCGCCCTATTGCTGGCGGTTTTTACGGCGGTACTTTGCGACTTACAGAGTGATACGGCTGAGTCTGCCCGTGCTCGGTGGTTCTGGCTACTGGGAGCGGCGCTGGGGGCGGGAATCGCCGTCAGCATCAAATGGACTGGCCTTTCTGCGCTCGGGCTGATTGGAGTGCGGCGCTTGGTTGCACTCGTCATGCGCGAACGGACCATCTGGTCGGTGGTACGCGACGGCGTCGGATTCGCGGGGGTCGCTACGCTTGTCTACTGCGGGTCGTTTTGGCTGCACTTCGCGATCTTGACCGACTCGGGGCCGGGTGACGGCTGGATGAGCGAACCGTTCACGAAGACCCTTGAGGGGAGTGTGAATCATGTTCACGGTGCGCGTCTCTCGTTCTGGCGCTCACTTCAAGACATCCACCACGCAATGTCAGACATGAACGTCGCGATCGGAAAACAGGAAAGCGTTCCGGCCTCTCCGTGGTACACGTGGCCGATTGCCAAGCATTCGATTGTGATGTGGGCCCCTGATGGATTAGTCGCGCCGCGCCAGCGTTGGATTCTGATGTTCGGGAATCCCGTCGTTTGGTTTGGCGCGGTACTCGGTATGGCAGCGGCGATGATTGCCGTCTTGCGTCGCAAGCGTGAGCTGCAGGGGAGTCGACGGGCGCTCGCGTTGCTTCTTGCAGGGTACGTCATAGCCTTTGCGCCTTTCGCGCTGATCCATCGGCCGATGTACCTCTACCACTACCTGACGCCGCTGACTTTCAGTCTCTTAATTGCGGGTATCGGCGCGGGGCCTCTGGTGGGATGGTGTGCCTCGGAACCCGGCGCGTGGGGGTTTCGTTCTCCTAGGAGTCGGTTCGGCTACTGGGGTACCGTGGGACTAATGGCGGTGGTGTTTGTTTACCTGGCGCCGATGGCGTACGGGCGCGAGCTGAGCTCGGCCGCAGTCACGCACCGTTTATGGATTATTGAACGACAACCCTAA